In a genomic window of Candidatus Angelobacter sp.:
- a CDS encoding TonB-dependent receptor yields the protein MKRETFSTDQKALQINLDPHKYGTFAEIGAGQEVARWFFRVGGASGTIAKTISAYDMTVSDAIYGPCEHYVSRQRLQSMLEHEYALLLERLDVKRGDKTKFFAFANTVAARSYSRQDEAHGWMGVRFQTAPKSGASDIIIHVRMLDKENVQEQEALGIIGVNLIYAACCYHDDPETVIASLVDNLSRDRIEVDMIKLAGPAFKDVDNRLMALQLVTQGLTDSAMFTADGEVVQAAEVLYKRPILVERGSFRPVTKVTVDMLNCAQAQFVQEPQAQGEEIVVLMEMTLRNLTGDGGVIDHKDFLDRVDLLGSLGRTVLISNYARYFRLASYLSRYTKKMIGIAMGVPSLREVFEEKYYTDLEGGILESFGRLFKNDLRLYVYPSQEGTTGSIITAGNLRVAPNLRHLYSYLLDNHFIQNIQDYNDAFLPIFSREVLAKIQAGDSAWEIMVPTQVAHIIKERKLFGYRA from the coding sequence ATGAAACGGGAAACGTTTAGTACCGACCAAAAGGCCCTCCAGATCAATCTGGACCCCCACAAATACGGCACGTTCGCCGAGATCGGCGCGGGACAGGAGGTCGCCCGCTGGTTTTTCCGCGTCGGTGGCGCGTCGGGCACGATTGCCAAGACGATTTCCGCGTACGACATGACCGTCAGCGACGCAATTTACGGCCCCTGCGAACACTACGTGAGCCGCCAGCGACTGCAGTCCATGCTCGAGCATGAATACGCGTTGCTGCTGGAACGGCTCGACGTCAAGCGCGGCGACAAAACGAAATTCTTCGCCTTCGCCAACACCGTCGCGGCCCGGAGCTATTCGCGGCAGGACGAAGCGCACGGGTGGATGGGCGTGCGGTTTCAAACGGCGCCGAAGTCCGGCGCCTCGGACATCATCATTCACGTGCGAATGCTCGATAAGGAGAACGTTCAGGAACAGGAGGCGCTCGGCATCATCGGCGTCAACCTGATCTACGCGGCCTGTTGCTATCACGATGACCCCGAGACGGTCATCGCCAGCCTGGTGGACAATCTCTCTCGCGACCGGATCGAGGTGGACATGATCAAGCTCGCCGGGCCGGCTTTCAAGGACGTGGACAACCGGTTGATGGCCCTGCAACTCGTCACGCAGGGCCTCACGGATTCGGCGATGTTCACGGCCGACGGCGAGGTGGTGCAGGCCGCTGAAGTGCTCTATAAGAGGCCCATCCTCGTCGAGCGTGGCAGCTTCCGTCCGGTCACCAAGGTCACCGTTGACATGCTGAATTGCGCCCAGGCGCAGTTTGTGCAGGAACCGCAGGCGCAGGGCGAGGAGATCGTCGTGCTCATGGAAATGACGCTGCGCAACCTTACCGGCGACGGTGGTGTGATCGATCACAAGGATTTCCTGGACCGGGTTGATCTGCTCGGCTCGCTTGGCCGGACGGTGCTCATCTCCAATTACGCCCGTTACTTCCGGCTGGCATCCTATCTTTCCCGTTACACAAAAAAAATGATCGGCATCGCGATGGGGGTTCCCAGTTTGCGGGAGGTCTTCGAGGAAAAATACTACACCGACCTCGAAGGCGGGATTCTCGAATCGTTCGGTCGCCTGTTCAAAAACGATTTGCGCCTCTACGTGTATCCCTCCCAGGAGGGGACGACCGGGTCCATCATCACCGCGGGCAACCTGCGCGTGGCGCCGAACCTCCGGCATTTGTATTCCTACCTGCTGGACAATCATTTCATTCAGAACATCCAGGATTACAACGACGCCTTTCTGCCCATCTTCTCGCGCGAAGTGCTGGCGAAAATTCAGGCGGGCGATTCCGCCTGGGAAATCATGGTGCCGACGCAGG